The following proteins are encoded in a genomic region of Desulfosporosinus youngiae DSM 17734:
- a CDS encoding ATP-grasp domain-containing protein has product MAKFLEFQGKEWLRKSGLPVPQGRVASTPEEAKKVAEEIGKAVAVKGQVQAGGRGKAGIVKLVNTPDEAAAAAEEILAKTIGGNPIKQVLIEEKLDIKKEYYCSFVINGAREARSPMLMFSAEGGMEIESVPEELLFKVNIDPINGLQIYDALDVCARAGIPAQDLNKFASFLSKLSQAYKKLDCQTLEINPFVMTGSGNLVCADCKMEIDNSSVGRHPEFGIKIARDLPGAPTELDLIGWSIEETDARGTGFLMNMGYDEVSPGYIGYHPIGGGSAMMGLDALNQVGLKPANYADTSGNPVGSKIYRVAKSVLSQPNIDGYLLGGFMMANQEQWHHAHAIVKVLQEILPTQKPGLPCVLLLCGNREDESLEILRTGLADLMTPDGPGKRIEIYGKEYVTDTKFIGQRLLALSKDYRAEKESQGK; this is encoded by the coding sequence ATGGCAAAATTTCTAGAATTCCAAGGGAAAGAATGGCTTAGAAAATCAGGACTGCCGGTGCCACAAGGACGTGTAGCCTCTACTCCGGAAGAAGCCAAAAAGGTTGCAGAGGAGATTGGCAAGGCTGTTGCTGTAAAAGGACAGGTTCAAGCCGGGGGACGTGGTAAAGCGGGAATTGTGAAATTAGTTAATACTCCTGATGAGGCGGCAGCTGCTGCTGAAGAAATTCTTGCTAAAACCATCGGTGGAAATCCTATTAAACAGGTTCTTATTGAGGAAAAACTGGATATCAAAAAAGAGTATTATTGTTCCTTCGTAATCAATGGTGCCAGAGAAGCCCGTTCTCCAATGCTCATGTTTAGTGCCGAGGGCGGAATGGAGATTGAAAGCGTTCCTGAGGAATTACTATTCAAAGTCAATATTGATCCGATCAATGGTCTGCAAATATATGATGCGCTTGATGTCTGTGCCCGAGCTGGAATTCCCGCTCAAGATTTGAATAAGTTTGCAAGTTTCTTGTCAAAGCTTTCACAGGCTTACAAGAAATTAGATTGCCAAACGCTGGAGATAAATCCATTTGTAATGACGGGAAGCGGCAATTTAGTTTGCGCAGATTGCAAGATGGAAATTGACAATAGTTCGGTTGGACGTCATCCGGAGTTCGGTATCAAAATTGCCAGGGACCTGCCCGGCGCTCCTACAGAGTTAGACCTGATTGGCTGGAGTATTGAAGAGACTGATGCTCGCGGCACAGGCTTCCTCATGAATATGGGCTATGATGAGGTAAGCCCTGGTTATATTGGCTATCATCCCATTGGCGGCGGCTCAGCAATGATGGGGCTGGACGCTTTGAATCAAGTGGGCCTTAAGCCGGCAAACTATGCAGACACCAGTGGTAACCCAGTCGGATCAAAGATTTATCGTGTAGCCAAGAGTGTTCTATCTCAGCCAAATATCGATGGATATCTGCTCGGCGGTTTCATGATGGCCAATCAGGAACAGTGGCATCATGCTCACGCGATTGTTAAAGTACTCCAAGAAATTCTCCCAACTCAGAAACCGGGGCTGCCATGTGTTCTTCTGCTCTGTGGCAACAGGGAAGATGAATCACTGGAGATTCTCAGAACGGGTCTTGCGGATCTTATGACTCCTGATGGACCAGGCAAAAGAATCGAAATTTATGGTAAAGAGTATGTAACTGATACTAAATTCATTGGACAAAGACTCTTGGCTCTTAGTAAAGACTATCGAGCTGAGAAAGAATCTCAAGGAAAGTAG
- a CDS encoding FAD-binding oxidoreductase translates to MSNVNISKLKGIVGDANVIDSPSEMARYLKGKGKPAVVVLPGKTSEVSSIVKLANEQNVKLAVGGAVVDTQGITGGIAMVMSRMNQILEMDQLNLVAVVEPGLLHKEFLLKVSEAGLNFPPEPYEVETSSVGGCFAIGDSDSKSFEYGPTRTFLLGFEMVLPTGEILDIGNKCIKNVSGLDFIHFAVGSQGTFGIFTKLLVKLLPAPEAKKAVIGTFPSMHKANQTFNTLIKRNVQPTRMNLINASLAKNAKPGTEGQLVIIDLQGFKESGKNIANEVAAVLTLGGGSDVKIIEDEVEYDQVINGWLKVRADLNAKPERTVEFTVGPMKMPQALAQLEAFTGDLGAYPGVIVEGLLGYVCLALPEETDKLDLARKVNKLAMSLGGNVKGLLGHKLKAEVYNDAEMWKQTTGLLCELRRQFDPKGILNPGVSLEA, encoded by the coding sequence ATGAGTAACGTTAATATCAGTAAGTTAAAGGGGATTGTCGGTGATGCCAATGTCATCGACTCTCCTTCAGAAATGGCTAGATACCTAAAAGGAAAAGGTAAGCCTGCAGTTGTCGTCTTACCTGGGAAAACGTCTGAAGTTTCAAGTATCGTCAAATTGGCCAATGAACAGAATGTGAAATTAGCGGTAGGCGGGGCAGTCGTCGATACCCAGGGGATTACGGGTGGGATCGCGATGGTTATGTCCCGGATGAACCAGATTTTAGAAATGGATCAGCTAAACCTTGTGGCGGTCGTCGAACCGGGACTTCTTCATAAAGAATTTCTTCTTAAAGTTTCGGAAGCCGGATTAAACTTTCCTCCGGAGCCCTATGAAGTCGAAACCAGTTCGGTTGGCGGCTGCTTTGCGATTGGAGATTCCGATTCTAAATCCTTTGAATATGGCCCTACTCGGACGTTCCTTTTAGGATTTGAAATGGTTCTCCCGACAGGGGAAATCCTGGATATCGGCAATAAATGTATTAAGAACGTTTCTGGTTTAGATTTCATCCACTTCGCTGTCGGAAGCCAAGGAACATTTGGGATTTTCACCAAACTTCTGGTGAAGCTCTTACCTGCACCGGAGGCTAAAAAAGCAGTGATTGGAACTTTCCCATCTATGCATAAGGCGAATCAAACCTTCAATACTTTGATTAAGCGGAATGTGCAGCCGACCCGGATGAATCTCATCAATGCATCTCTGGCAAAAAATGCTAAACCCGGAACGGAAGGGCAACTTGTGATTATTGATTTGCAAGGATTTAAAGAGTCGGGTAAAAACATCGCTAATGAAGTTGCTGCAGTTCTTACCTTAGGCGGAGGTTCTGATGTAAAGATCATTGAGGACGAGGTTGAGTATGATCAAGTGATCAATGGCTGGCTTAAGGTCCGCGCCGACCTCAATGCTAAACCGGAGCGAACCGTGGAGTTTACAGTTGGCCCGATGAAAATGCCTCAAGCTCTGGCACAGCTCGAAGCGTTTACAGGAGATCTGGGGGCTTATCCTGGCGTAATTGTCGAAGGACTTCTCGGATATGTTTGTTTGGCTCTGCCAGAGGAAACCGATAAACTTGATTTAGCCAGAAAAGTGAATAAACTGGCCATGTCCCTGGGCGGGAACGTGAAGGGCCTCTTGGGTCATAAGCTCAAAGCTGAAGTTTACAATGATGCGGAAATGTGGAAGCAAACCACAGGTTTGCTCTGTGAACTGCGTCGACAATTTGATCCCAAAGGGATTCTCAACCCTGGGGTAAGTCTAGAGGCTTAA
- a CDS encoding FAD-binding oxidoreductase has translation MLSQAVVKRLKGIVGEKNVVTDKVGLLTYGYDGTLLSGQALGVVSPQTTEQVVEIVKLMNEQNIKLVPRGAGTNESGGTIPTQDSVVISFTKMTKIHEIDTENFVAVVEPGVINFDLQVELEKKKFYFPPDPSSFKASTIGGNVGECSGGPKCFKYGVTRDYILGLEVVLPNGKVIQTGGRNFQSEPGYDLTRIIVGAEGTLGLVTKVFVRIIPMPRAKKTMLAIYDKVEDASQTVADIVAAGIIPTTLELMDNLLINTTEDFTHAGIPRDAGAVLIIEVDGYPEDMDGQVKTIGDIAKKIAKEFKVAQTAVEVDQIWTSRRSAFGSVARVRPSYGVNDITVPRSNFPKAIGGVLKVAKDFGVTIGVVAHAGDGNLHPLILFDQRNKEETETVHAAEQALCMMALDLKGTISGEHGIGLVKKGYLHSEFTPVAMEAFRKIKRSFDPSNRFNPGKVIDL, from the coding sequence ATGTTAAGCCAAGCGGTTGTTAAGCGGTTGAAGGGAATTGTTGGGGAGAAAAACGTGGTTACAGATAAAGTTGGCCTGTTGACCTATGGTTATGACGGCACGTTATTATCTGGTCAAGCGTTAGGAGTCGTTTCTCCTCAAACAACGGAACAAGTCGTAGAAATCGTCAAATTGATGAACGAGCAAAATATTAAACTTGTCCCCCGGGGTGCTGGTACGAATGAGAGCGGTGGAACCATTCCTACTCAAGACTCTGTAGTGATTAGCTTTACTAAAATGACTAAAATTCATGAGATAGACACTGAAAACTTTGTAGCAGTCGTTGAACCTGGAGTGATCAATTTTGACCTTCAAGTTGAACTTGAAAAGAAAAAATTCTATTTTCCTCCCGACCCCTCCTCCTTTAAGGCCTCAACAATAGGAGGGAATGTTGGTGAATGCTCCGGTGGACCGAAATGCTTTAAATATGGGGTTACCCGAGATTATATCTTAGGTCTGGAAGTCGTTCTCCCGAATGGCAAAGTCATTCAAACGGGCGGGCGTAATTTCCAAAGTGAGCCGGGTTATGATTTGACTCGGATCATTGTTGGTGCGGAAGGAACTCTAGGATTGGTCACCAAAGTTTTCGTCCGTATCATACCGATGCCAAGAGCCAAGAAAACAATGCTGGCTATTTACGACAAAGTTGAAGATGCTTCTCAGACGGTTGCCGATATAGTTGCTGCCGGTATTATTCCGACGACTCTGGAATTGATGGATAATTTGCTTATCAATACGACTGAGGATTTTACTCATGCCGGGATTCCCCGTGACGCCGGAGCTGTTCTCATTATTGAGGTTGACGGATATCCGGAAGATATGGACGGGCAAGTTAAGACGATTGGTGACATAGCTAAAAAAATTGCCAAAGAATTTAAAGTTGCTCAAACCGCAGTTGAAGTGGATCAAATTTGGACGTCAAGGCGCAGTGCTTTCGGATCTGTTGCCCGCGTCAGACCATCCTATGGTGTTAATGACATTACGGTTCCGAGGAGTAATTTCCCAAAAGCGATTGGAGGAGTTCTTAAGGTAGCCAAGGATTTTGGTGTGACGATCGGAGTTGTGGCCCATGCCGGTGACGGAAATCTCCATCCGCTGATTCTTTTCGATCAACGGAATAAAGAGGAAACTGAAACCGTTCATGCTGCCGAGCAGGCGCTCTGTATGATGGCTCTTGATCTCAAGGGCACAATAAGTGGTGAGCACGGGATCGGACTCGTTAAGAAGGGGTATCTTCATTCCGAGTTTACACCCGTTGCTATGGAAGCCTTTAGAAAGATTAAGAGAAGCTTTGATCCGAGCAATCGCTTTAACCCAGGGAAGGTCATCGACCTATAA
- a CDS encoding IclR family transcriptional regulator produces MSEKYVQTLERSLDVLEVLAHAEEPLGVTEIGSRVSLHKSTVHRILQTLCHRGYVERKSDSERYQLGIKIIELGIRFFNDLEIRKVAAPALSDLVKVLDEVVHLVLPDDGEIVYIDRAESSQVVSMHSKVGRRAPMHCTAVGKAILSTLPEEEVRHILELKGMTRYTPNTITDPEILLTGLEEIRFSKISVEREENEIGIICLGTPIFDYSGRAIGAISVSGPASRIDEKGIEWIGEELKKSGELISAKLGFGFYQK; encoded by the coding sequence GTGTCAGAAAAATATGTGCAAACCCTCGAACGGTCGCTGGATGTTCTTGAAGTTCTGGCTCATGCTGAGGAACCGTTAGGGGTTACAGAAATTGGAAGTCGTGTTAGCCTGCACAAAAGTACAGTTCACCGAATTTTACAAACTTTGTGTCATCGAGGCTATGTGGAGAGAAAGTCCGATAGTGAGCGCTATCAATTGGGTATCAAAATTATTGAACTGGGAATTCGCTTCTTTAACGATTTGGAAATACGGAAAGTTGCGGCTCCTGCTCTAAGTGACTTAGTAAAGGTACTTGATGAAGTCGTCCACCTGGTGCTTCCTGACGACGGAGAAATTGTCTACATCGACAGAGCAGAAAGTTCTCAAGTGGTTAGTATGCATTCTAAAGTAGGACGCAGAGCTCCAATGCATTGTACAGCAGTAGGAAAAGCAATACTGTCAACCTTACCGGAAGAGGAGGTTCGGCATATTCTTGAGCTTAAAGGTATGACAAGATATACTCCTAACACCATTACAGACCCGGAAATCTTATTGACGGGCTTGGAAGAAATTCGATTCAGCAAGATTTCTGTTGAAAGGGAAGAAAATGAGATAGGAATCATATGTTTAGGAACCCCTATTTTTGACTATTCTGGGCGGGCGATTGGAGCGATCAGTGTTTCCGGACCAGCAAGCAGGATTGATGAAAAGGGAATTGAGTGGATTGGGGAAGAGCTGAAAAAGTCAGGAGAATTGATCTCGGCTAAACTAGGGTTTGGCTTTTACCAAAAGTAA
- a CDS encoding HpcH/HpaI aldolase/citrate lyase family protein, translated as MAIMRSIMYIPGNNPKMVAKAPEFPADIITLDLEDSVPPAEKEAARKIVAENLKYAAQGGAQVFVRINNWETELTNDDLEAIVHEGLHGVTLAKTGCAADVQRLDWKLEELERRRGLEVGSVKISMLLETAKGIINAAECCLASKRNVNAIFGAVDYCRDMRVKLTNEGVEQQYGRAHVAVACRAARIIAIDAPFVDFKNIEAFERNVAEGRQMGYEGRMIIHPGQVEPSNRMYSPDPADVEWATGVVKVFEEEGIAKGKASVSYNGKMVDTPVYENAKDILAAQAEIDAKNAK; from the coding sequence ATGGCGATTATGAGATCTATTATGTATATTCCTGGAAACAATCCTAAAATGGTGGCAAAAGCTCCTGAGTTCCCGGCTGACATTATTACACTTGACCTTGAGGATTCTGTTCCACCGGCTGAAAAAGAAGCTGCTCGTAAAATTGTTGCCGAAAACCTCAAATATGCTGCCCAAGGTGGAGCACAAGTATTTGTACGTATTAATAACTGGGAAACAGAATTAACCAACGATGATTTAGAAGCTATTGTTCATGAAGGACTGCATGGAGTAACCTTAGCTAAAACAGGTTGTGCTGCAGACGTACAACGTCTGGATTGGAAACTTGAAGAACTTGAGCGTCGTCGTGGCTTAGAAGTAGGGTCAGTTAAGATCTCTATGCTTCTTGAAACTGCAAAGGGAATCATTAATGCAGCAGAGTGCTGCTTAGCAAGCAAACGTAATGTTAACGCTATTTTCGGTGCGGTAGACTATTGCCGTGATATGCGCGTTAAACTAACCAATGAAGGGGTAGAGCAGCAATACGGTCGTGCTCACGTGGCAGTTGCATGCCGTGCAGCTAGAATCATCGCTATTGATGCTCCTTTCGTAGACTTCAAGAATATTGAAGCTTTTGAAAGAAACGTAGCGGAAGGACGTCAAATGGGTTATGAAGGGCGTATGATCATTCACCCAGGACAAGTTGAGCCTTCCAATCGTATGTATTCTCCTGATCCTGCCGATGTTGAGTGGGCTACTGGCGTTGTGAAAGTGTTTGAAGAAGAGGGTATTGCTAAGGGTAAGGCCTCCGTTTCTTATAACGGCAAGATGGTGGATACCCCTGTTTATGAAAATGCTAAAGATATCTTAGCAGCTCAAGCTGAGATTGATGCTAAAAACGCTAAGTAA
- a CDS encoding cupin domain-containing protein, which produces MEDRVFKLDDLAQFDANIPQKVMVYQTDKTLGAMWCLEPGQEVFLHQHPNADDVWICLEGESGLYFAGEDQEVEINKGMAILAKAGQTHGMRNTGKDRFIFIGIAGPVPVETVKL; this is translated from the coding sequence ATGGAAGACAGGGTCTTTAAACTTGATGATTTAGCACAGTTTGATGCAAACATACCCCAGAAAGTGATGGTTTATCAGACGGATAAAACCTTAGGTGCTATGTGGTGTTTAGAACCAGGCCAAGAAGTATTCCTTCATCAACACCCTAATGCCGACGATGTATGGATTTGCCTGGAGGGCGAGTCCGGGCTTTATTTTGCAGGAGAAGATCAAGAAGTAGAAATAAACAAAGGGATGGCAATCCTTGCTAAGGCGGGTCAAACACATGGCATGCGCAATACAGGGAAAGATCGGTTTATTTTCATTGGGATTGCTGGTCCGGTCCCTGTGGAGACAGTCAAGCTTTAA
- a CDS encoding (Fe-S)-binding protein, which produces MGVLADVYEMLNTCNKCGGCHTACKTYKLTGEETMVARGRIQLIKAVADGKLEPNQEYEDSIMSCLLCGECAVTCPNGVHGNELVMAARRDLKLRKGIKPFAKSFALKTLASPKRLGMGFRLFGGMGKSVLNKLDGLDYFRGIDIKNFPTAKKPFLDQVPERITVQQPKHKVGFYVGCFLNYSLDQTAHSVVKVLTKNDCEVIIPKDQVCCGLPQYCYGDFETAKENARQTINTFLDKYKDAEVVLSACASCAAMLKHDYLKLFADEPSYLPKVKLFCEKVVEFSEYMDKIGVDQSKLHNSSPLTVTYHDPCHMVRGLKVTKQPRQLLQMIPRVDYKEMFEANRCCGAAGLIQAFYHEVSTDITDQKTQNIKDTNADLVATSCPACMLRLQGGINKAGQKQKVMHVADLMAKAYED; this is translated from the coding sequence GTGGGAGTTTTAGCAGACGTATATGAAATGCTAAACACGTGTAACAAGTGTGGTGGCTGCCATACAGCTTGTAAGACCTATAAATTGACCGGGGAAGAGACAATGGTTGCACGCGGCAGAATCCAGCTCATCAAAGCTGTCGCCGATGGGAAATTAGAACCTAATCAAGAGTATGAAGATTCTATCATGAGTTGTTTGTTGTGTGGAGAATGTGCAGTCACTTGTCCAAACGGTGTACATGGCAATGAACTTGTCATGGCAGCGCGGCGAGATCTGAAACTAAGAAAAGGAATCAAGCCATTTGCTAAGTCCTTTGCTTTAAAAACCTTGGCAAGTCCGAAAAGGTTGGGTATGGGATTCCGTCTTTTCGGAGGAATGGGCAAAAGTGTCCTCAATAAACTTGACGGACTGGATTATTTTCGCGGTATTGATATTAAAAACTTCCCTACTGCCAAAAAGCCTTTTTTGGACCAGGTCCCGGAGAGGATTACGGTGCAGCAGCCGAAGCATAAAGTTGGGTTTTATGTGGGCTGTTTTCTCAATTACTCCTTAGACCAAACCGCTCATTCTGTGGTTAAGGTCTTAACGAAGAATGACTGTGAGGTTATTATTCCAAAAGATCAAGTGTGCTGCGGTCTTCCGCAATATTGCTATGGTGACTTCGAAACAGCGAAAGAAAACGCCCGCCAAACTATAAATACTTTTTTAGATAAGTATAAGGATGCCGAAGTTGTTCTCTCCGCATGCGCGTCCTGTGCCGCGATGCTTAAACATGATTATCTGAAGCTCTTTGCTGATGAGCCGTCCTATCTCCCCAAAGTTAAATTGTTCTGTGAAAAAGTGGTTGAGTTTTCCGAATATATGGACAAAATTGGTGTCGATCAGAGCAAACTTCACAATTCAAGTCCTCTAACAGTCACCTATCATGATCCTTGCCACATGGTTCGGGGTCTTAAGGTAACAAAGCAGCCCCGGCAATTGCTGCAAATGATTCCTCGGGTTGACTATAAGGAAATGTTTGAAGCTAACCGTTGTTGCGGGGCAGCCGGTTTAATACAAGCATTCTATCATGAGGTATCAACCGATATCACAGATCAGAAGACACAAAACATCAAGGATACCAATGCGGATTTGGTGGCTACAAGTTGCCCGGCTTGCATGTTGAGACTTCAAGGCGGCATAAATAAAGCCGGCCAAAAACAAAAGGTTATGCATGTTGCTGATTTAATGGCTAAAGCTTACGAAGACTAA
- a CDS encoding succinate--CoA ligase subunit alpha, producing MGILINKSTKVIVQGITGREGSVRTKYMKEYGTRVIGGTSPGKAGELVHDIPVFNTVKEIVREQGEIDFSVIFVPGKILKTAVYEAVDAGVKNIIPCVEGTPIHDIMEMIAYAKSKGSRLLGPGSIGIITPGEAVVGWLGGNKEWANKFFQRGNIGVFSRSGGQSGTIPWLLREGGFGVSTVIHTGTEPVLGTSMADLLPLFEADPETKGVAVYAEIGGTQEEECAEVIASGKFTKPFVIYVAGAWAPAGMRFSHASNIVERGRGSAKSKMEAVTKAGGFVAETPTDIPLILKEKIKE from the coding sequence ATGGGCATTTTGATCAATAAGAGTACCAAGGTTATCGTCCAAGGGATCACAGGTCGGGAAGGGTCCGTTCGGACAAAATACATGAAAGAATACGGTACGAGAGTAATCGGAGGAACCAGCCCGGGAAAAGCAGGAGAACTGGTTCATGACATTCCTGTTTTTAACACCGTAAAGGAGATTGTCCGAGAACAAGGAGAAATCGATTTCAGTGTTATCTTTGTTCCGGGAAAAATCTTAAAAACAGCCGTTTACGAAGCAGTTGACGCGGGAGTTAAGAATATTATCCCTTGCGTTGAGGGCACTCCAATCCATGACATTATGGAAATGATAGCCTATGCAAAATCGAAAGGTTCAAGACTTCTGGGACCTGGGTCTATCGGAATAATTACGCCAGGTGAAGCTGTCGTAGGCTGGCTTGGGGGAAATAAAGAGTGGGCTAATAAATTCTTCCAAAGAGGTAATATTGGAGTTTTCTCTCGAAGTGGTGGTCAGTCGGGAACCATTCCCTGGTTGCTCAGAGAAGGCGGATTTGGGGTAAGTACCGTAATTCATACAGGGACAGAGCCGGTCTTAGGAACCTCGATGGCGGATTTACTGCCCTTATTTGAAGCGGACCCAGAGACAAAGGGTGTGGCAGTTTATGCTGAGATCGGCGGTACACAAGAAGAGGAGTGTGCTGAAGTTATTGCATCTGGTAAATTTACAAAGCCTTTTGTAATTTATGTAGCTGGTGCGTGGGCGCCTGCAGGTATGAGATTCTCCCATGCTTCTAATATCGTAGAACGTGGTCGTGGATCCGCTAAAAGTAAAATGGAAGCGGTTACAAAGGCTGGAGGGTTTGTTGCTGAGACTCCAACCGATATTCCATTAATCTTAAAAGAAAAAATTAAAGAGTAA